Within the Miscanthus floridulus cultivar M001 chromosome 17, ASM1932011v1, whole genome shotgun sequence genome, the region AAGGAAGCTCTTCGctcagggatcacccaagcctttgccgtCGCCCGCTTGCATTACGATGACAACATCGATTTTGAGGCGATGAGCCTTGATTTTGTGCCTAGTTATGAACCCTCCGAGCCAGATGACATAGAGGCGTTCCTTTTGCGGAAACCCTGGTTACGATGACATTAAAGTTATGGTTCTTCCCGAGAGGGggtagttagtcgaatgagtttgatgtctgtaatctatggacaagtgtcgGCACTTTCATTTTTTGAAAACAGATTCACAACTTTGTTTCATTAAACAAATtcataatttcgttttgtttgattgaacttgctttcttccctttttgcattcaAAAAAGGTGCTCATGCAatccgacccttccatttgttaaggtCATAGGGCCTGATGTGTATAAGAGGGGAATTTCaatttatgctggtgagcaaagttatcaTAGCCATTGGGGCGTGGGTTTTTTATAGTCTTACCAGCCATGCTCGGTTATTTGTTTCCACAAATCTTGTCGCTAACCTTATCATGAGAAAGAGGTCTAACATAGTGACTGTTtcaaaaaaggaggtatttatacctttatcagtcCCTGAGTGAGGTTCGACCCCTTGTGgttgtaggggtcggatgtcactagagACCAAAGAGAGGATAATGGaactactcttgtattcgcatgtacccctacattaggattttagctatcattctatgaccgtgcgttcggtctcATTGCAAGATCGGCGTTCCCCAAGCCCCCGCATGTGGAGGGGATTCGATCAAGGGTCGGCTcgtttttgtgactgtcgccccgtcCGCGATTTTcgtaactggaggggttgaggcgatgtcacttgcctcgatggctcgagtgacgtgcttgatgagctcgctaacgggaaTGTTTGAACGAAATCCGGTCCCATCGCTCGTGATAGGTCAACAAAGCGCTCAGGTGGCATTTCCGTTGTTCCTTAACCTGCCTTCCAACATATTttccctcaatggggattctatgggctcagctagaggttggattgaactagaaggttgagatgaccctatccgcttcaatgcgggttgggcgaaggccgctgaggctcatctatgttttctccactAGCGCTTGTTCGACGCGAGGCGACCTCGGGCCCTTCGCaggctagccttcaaaccccggtctctcgatctaggatcaagcggctcgagcggctcgagcccccgggccccttggggtctaataggggtcggtcGTGTTTCACACGTCACCCCGTCCTTGGTTTTCGCAatcgaaggggctgagctaacgatacttgtctcgatggctcgagtgtcgcgcttaatgagctcgctaacgggcatgttcgtgtGGAATATAGGTTCATCATCCGCtgacggggtcgacatagccctcatgtggcattccactacttcttaacccacctcccggcagatgcccgagctgttcgataggctcgggtggcccgctggcctctcctcgacggagattctgtgggtttggctcgaggttagaatcgaacgagaaaggtcgagatgtccctgtctacttctgagcggggttgggcaaggtcgctggggctcatctcaatttttctcccctggctctgtttgacatgaggcggcctcgagcccttcgtgggccgaccttcgaatCTCAGTCAgttgtcgctcatatcgaatgaaacgactaccgcttcgtgacgcgacgcgaagcgttgAGATACGGCAATCGCATATGCAACGCTTGAATATATGGAATGAATATACGATGCAATGGAAACGAAAGCgagggtcggtgatgttaccttggtggcatgagcgacgggagctcttaccggacatgtccgtgcggggttcgggtCCGACGTTCGCGACGAGACCagtgtaacctgcacgagcatcgcaattttttttgtttatgtCTCTCGGCGGCGATCCGAGCCGTTCAATTAACTTAGGCgacgacctgacagcttctccttgaaagAGATTTAGCAGGCAGACTCCTCCGAACCCTTATCAAAAAGGCAGATGCTAAAGTTAGGGGTGCGGCGACAAAGAATTTGTTGGTTCCAATCTATGGGGTTTCAATGCTCCAACACCATACGTGGGCCCCATTGCCAACCAAAGCAAATGGTGGGCCAGGAGATGCTTCCGTCTGACGTGGTCTTATCAGGGCGCTTCCATATTATCCTTTTTACCCACGAACTGGTAGAGAGAAAGATCATCAAAAGTGCAACGTGGGTCCAGCTCGAAAATGAGTGAAACCTTTCATTTTACTACTAATAACACTATGTAAAATACAACATGTCCCCCGGTCCACCTAACAGCAACAACAATATTCTTTTCTAGTACCCACAAGGATGTGTTAACTTGTTCTGTCTTACATGTTTCCGTTTACATTACATAATAGAATAGCCCATCAAAACTCTCTCATGCTTTTTTAGTGAGCACCACAATATTAAGAGTTAATTACATAAGCAGCCCCTTGATTTGTCGAGGGATGCCACTTAGTTCCATAAGCTTTTCTGGGTCCCTAAACTTATTAATTTATGCACCACAAGTCATAAGTAGCCATAGGTGATAAAAAACGACTATCCATTTTTTCTCGTGGCAGCTACTTAGGTCATCTTgtgtcctttttcttttttcgtAAAAAGTTTCATCTGCATGCATGGTCGTCCCACAATGCTAACTTGTCTCCATTGTTGGTCCTTCCATGCTTCGAGgacttagggcatgtttggttctccATCACACCACCATGCTTCGTGgacttagggcatgtttggttctccATCACACCACATCACAACAAAGTTGAGGCTACCACATCTGTCGATATTGTTTGGGTTGCAAATAAAGTTAGGCATGTCGTAACTTTTTGCATTGATCTACAACATAAAAATTCGCCATAGATGTGGCGGCTGTTTTTGGCACCGCAAGTGTGCCGACGCCACAACGATGCATGGCGAGTTTGGGATGGGAACTTGACATGCCCTTAAAGAAGAAGAATAACCGGAGAAGAACATTATGAAACCCTATTGAATTTGGTCTTGTTTTTCTAGGCTCAatttgttgttgttcttcttcttcttatgtaTAAAAGGCTAACGTCCATGTTCAGTAAAAGCAAGGGGGAATTTGCTACATGAAATGTAAAATGATACCGAGTCATTGGTGAATACAAAAGAAAACACGCTGGCTTCAAGCTAACTTGATCATATAAATTGCCTTTATTGGAATAACATTTTCTAGGAcatggaggagagagaaaggTAAGATCCTTTCCCGTCTTAGCCTAAAAAATACTGCTTTAATCGTGTCAGTGTCTGTTAGAAAGTTTACTCTAAGCCATTTATTTTATGGCACGAACCACTCGATCATCATTTTGTAGGTGCTATAAAATTTTGTCCGTCGGCAGATTTTTTTTGTAAAGCCCTCTTTTTACGTGTCATGAGCCGCTCGGTATCATTTTACACGTGCTAGAAAATTCCGCCGGTTAGCAAATTTGTGCTAAAGTCTTTTTTTTGTGTGATGCTGTCCGTTAGCAAATTTGCTCTAaagtctttttttttgtttacgtGTCATAAACGCTCGATATCATTTTACATGTGGTACAAACTTCAAATACAAAAAAATACTAGTTTAATCGCGCCGGTGTATACTACTAGCAAGTTGCTCTAAGTCTTGTTCTTTCCCGTGTCGATGAACCTCCCAGTATCATTTTACTCGTGCTATAAAATTCACTCATGGTGTTTGAATTTAAACCCCTGTCAGCTAACGTGGATGGGACCGTAGGAAGAAGGCAGCAGTGGATAGAAGAATCTGGGGTGCACGGCGGGGGAGACGGAGCCGTAGAAAAGAAATCCGCGGTGTCTCGCTTTCAGGAGTGGATGAGGATCCCATGTGGCAACCGCACCTTCacatccacctcctcctcctccccctcaccACCGCCGccaaagccgccgccgccgtctccgtctccgtctccgtctcctccGCCTCCTTTCCCCTCGCATCCcgtcttccccttcccctttgaGTCGCCGCGGCAGCTGCGTGGGTCTGTGCTCGCTCGCTCAGATATTTCTCCGCTTTTTTTTTCTGCCTGCCCCGATTTTCCTCGGCGCCGGTCCCCTCCGATTCCTGTCTCGCCGACCGCTCTCTGCTCCCCCGCTACTCGCGCGGAGATCGGTCGGATTTTCCCACCGCAAACCACGCCGATTCCACTCCGCAGACCTCTTCCTCAGGGACgggattggattggattggtgGTGGATCTTCTCCTCAGGGGACGCACAAGACCATCGTCGTCGCCTAAACTTGGCCATGCCCATGCCCGCTCCCGCTCCTGCTCCCGCGCTGCTGCTCCACCTCCGCTGCTACTAGACCaggccacccccacccccacccccacgccCCCCACCCTCACCCCCACGGAGGACGACGAGGCACCATGAGGCGGGGAGGCGCCAAGGACGACGCCGCGCCCGACAAGGTCATGGGCCCTCTCTTCCCCCGCCTCCACGTCAACGACACCCTCAAGGGCGGACCCCGCGCGCCGCCCAGGAACAAGATGGCGCTCTACGAGCAGTTCAGCGTCCCATCCCACCGCTacagcgccgccgccgcaccgcccGCTCCCTCCGCGCCCGCCCCTTCCCCGGCGCCCCCATGGCGCGCGCAACGACCCGCCTCCGCCGTCCCGTCCACGTCCGCCAGCCAGGTGAGGTGGTTCCTTGGATTAATCCATCCATTTTGGTCCATGGGTTTGCGTGCCGCTTGTTAGTTTCGTTGATTATTATGACTGAGGGTATGGTAGGTAGGAGTACCAGCTAGCTAGCATGATGTCGATGAATTGAATTTTAGGGAGCAAGAGTTTGGCAGAGCGCCGAGTTTGGCAACACAACAATAGAAAATTTTACCTTCTACCCTTCTGCTCCACATCCCACAAATGAAATTAATCAAGGTTTATATTGCTAGCGCAAAAATGTATTTATTTACGCCGTAGAGCTGCCTAGGCACCCAATCTTTTTCTTTAATTATTAGCCAAGTAAGTCAAGATTTGGCACACGCCATAGTTGGATACTTCGATCAGGCTATAAGCATTTACAGTTACATAATGTGATGTGAGTAAAACATAAATTTATAAGACCATTGGACCAATAAATACAAAATAATTATTTACATACTttcttagttatttttttatgctAAATTTTAAAAATATCGACCCCCCTTCATAGAAAGGGGACCATGAAATGGATTGAGGATGCTCCAGTTCTTGTCCACAGCTTTTCCTCTAAAGGCTTTCTTTCTTGCTGTGTGCTCGCACGCCCTTGGTATATAGGACTAGATGGTGACAGGAACAAGATACACCTTATCTATAACAGTGTTATGCTCCCCCCATCCTTTGATCTTTTGATGTTTAACAGTGTtaggctccccccccccccccccccccccccccccatcctttttttttatcttttgatGATTAATGATGCTTGCATCGAGGGGGTCCTTGCCGCATATGGCTTGATTTATTTGTACTCAATTCATACTATGGCATGCTCACCTGAACCTTTGCTTCTAGGTTGGCGGCAGCGATAGACCTCTCCTCCCATCATTTTGTGTGCCTTCAACTGAACCCGTTCGTTCATCTGATCAGATGAATGCCAACTCCAATGGGCGGGCTGCCAATGGTACAAGAGCTGAATCTGGGAGGCAGTCCGCACATCTTAAGAGCAAGGATACCAATGCTGCTGGACCAGCCGCAGAGTGTAGTTCAAgacagagagagaatgccaatAAGAATTCTTCAGGGAAGAAATTGGCTAATGATGATGATTTTACAGTTCCCTCCGTCTTATATTCTGGAGTGCCTCCACATTCCAGCCAAGAAAAGCTCACCCTGTTCCCTACCACAAGTCCATGTAAGAGTGTGCCTGCAAAATATTCTAGCAATGGCAAGAGACACTTGGAAGGAATGGATGTTTCTGATGTGAAATCAAAGGGGCCCTCAGGTATCAAGGATACAGAGCCAGTACAAGTGAGGATAGACTTGGAAGACGAAGAGACAACTCCATCGTTTCAAATATTGAAAGACAAGACCGGGAGACCAGACCCAAAGGTGTCTTCATACATGGACAGGTTGAACAAATATAATGTTGCTGATAAGCAATATTCTGAAGCTGAGAGTTATCAGATGAGGACCAGGAATGAGGATGCTGTTAAGACCCAGAACCCTCCAAAAAATGGAACAGTGCTGTTGTCTAAGCCATATGCTGATAGGGAACAGAATGTTGATTCTGATATATTGAAACATGGCTTAAGAGATACAGGTGAGAGGAGGAAAAGATCACATCATGGTGTGGAACAAAACGATGATTTGTCTGATTCCTCAGTGGAATCTCTACCTGGAATGGAGATTTCTCCAGATGATGTTGTCGGTGCTATTGGTCCCAAGCGTTTTTGGAAAGCCAGAAGAGCTATTGTCAAGTAAGTATCCAAAACTTTAGTTCATGTTGTTGCTGTTTTACATATTACTGAATGTCCTGTGTGAGCACATACCACCTTGGTGACCCCTGTATCAGTTAGTGTTTGGTTGACTAGGCCAAACAGTTTATGTCCATCATATCTCTCTAGACTCTGCATCTGCTGCTATCAAACAATTTATCACTCTTTTCAAGCTTTGTTCTTGCTAACTACAAATGAACCTGTATAGATTAGACAAATGAGCCTGTATAGATTAGACATCTCCCTCTCCCAAATCCTGTTTCATTTCAAATTCACTCTCAACACTTGCATTTATGAACTAGGAGCATAACAGAGGTAGAAAAGAAAAGGATGATGCCGATTGGTGTACTTTGTGTGCTGGCATATATTGAATGTCTTTCTTCCTCTCTGTTGGAAATGTGTTTGGAATATTAACTCCCTTTATAAATTTCTTTTTGTTGTTGTTTACACTCGCTTTTCTTTAACTTCCATACAGTCAGCAGAGGGTTTTTGCTGTTCAAGTATTCGAGCTGCATAGGTTGATCAAAGTGAGTCTGCGGCAAATAAATAACTTCTTCGGGCTCATGCTTATGGGCAGGTTAACTTACGGGTGGTTttaatttgaagtttgatttaaCCATTGTTTATGTTGACTTGCAAGCAGGTGCAGAAGTTGATTGCTGCATCTCCACATCTACTTATTGAGGGGGATCCTTGCCTTGGCAAATCCTTGGCGGCAAGTAAGAAAAAACTGGCTGAAGATGTGGGAAAACAGCTTCAATCAGCTAAAAACAATGGTGAGGTGCAACCAACAcagcagaagcagcagcagctagagcactcaaaagagaACACTGAAGCGAACCATCCTTCACCATCTCAAGATGATGCAGCTGAAGTCCAACATAACAATCAAGCTGCAACAAATGGTGCCGTTAGCAGTAATCCTCCCTCGATGCCTACCCCTTCTGACAACAAACAGAACAGCTGGTGCATTCCTCCACCTCCGAGTCAGTGGCTGGTTCCTGTTATGTCCCCGTCTGAAGGACTTGTCTACAAACCTTATACTGGGCACTGCCCTCCGGCGGGGAGTTTCATGGCGCCCCCGTTTTTTGCCAGCTGTGGTCCTGTAAGCCTCCCGTCCACAGCTGGGGATTTCATGAATTCGGCATATGGCGTTGCTATGCCTCGTCAGCCCCAGCACATGGGTGTTCCTGGTCCCCCACCCATGCCACCGATGTACTTCCCACCTTTTAGCATGCCGGTGATGAACCCTGGAGTGTCAGCCTCTGCAGTTGAGCAAGTGAGCCATGTTGCAGCGTCACAGCGTAATGGGCACATAGAGCAGCATACACGGAACTCATGTAACACGTCTCACTTGAGGAGCGAAGCGGTATCAGCCGGCGTTTGGAGAGTCCATGCATCAAGGGACAGCGAGCTGCAAGGCAGTAGCGCTAGCAGTCCTTTTGACAGGCAGCAAGGTGAAGGGAGGGGTCCTGTGCCACCCTTTCCGGCATCTTCAGTTGGAAACgggcaagctcaagctcaacccTCCTCTGGAAGCAGGGAGAATCCGAGCAGAGTCATTAGGGTTGTTCCCCACACTGCACGCACTGCTTCGGAGTCAGCAGCGCGGATTTTCCTGTCAATACAGATGGCGAGGAAACAAAACGACCCCTGACTCGCAATCGCACGCTGTATGTTACTTGACCCGTAGAGTTACTATAATTGTTTAGCTGAGAGCCTAGACAAATAGTGCTAGCTACTGTATTATTTTTGACCGATAATAGCTGTTATATATGATTGCCGTAAATTGGCTGACCTGATGTTTTGTTCAGTGTAAATATGCGGGGATTCAGGTGTCTGTCAGAATGATGGCCTTGTAATACATCTGTAGCTATGTTGGTTGTGATGCTGTATACAGGAACTGGAATTTGTAACCTTGAAGGAATTTTCTACTTATCTGTTAAGGAAAAACTGGGGTTTGTCTTGACCTGCAAAGGTTCTGTTGTGGGTATGCTAAGAGATTCAAACCTGTGTGTTATTTATATATGCTGATGTGCAATGTATATTGTACAGGTATGGGCTGATGATGTTGCCAGTATAATGTCATGGTTCATGCCTGTGCCGTCTGACTAATTCGTAGGTAGAGAACTCTGCTGCCATCATATGTGCTGACGGATGATGACGCAGAAGCGTTTTGGTCTATCCCTGTGATGTTGATTTTGGAGACAAGAAGGTTCTGCCCTGCTCCGTTTCATCTGTTACAAGAGAATAAAATTACAAAACAGTTACTGTACAAGAGAACCTTCTTGTACACTTTTACAGTGATGGCACAAGAAGTGTAAGTACTAACAAACGTGTATGTATATCCACAATCTTTGGTGCGACATTCGGTGCAGGTCGATAACTGAAACGTATATAAAAAAGGTAGGGGGAACAAAGACAAGGCGACCGTGGGCCGGTCAGTCGGAACGGGCGACGGCGGCGCAGGCCTGGGATGCCACCTTGGCCATGGCGTCCTCCCCGACGCCGGCGTTGCAGATGTTGGCGAAGGCGCGCATGTGCTTCATCCCGTACTGCGCGAGCGGCCCGCAGTGGCGCTCGTACGCGCGCACCATGTACTTGAGGCAGTCCCAGTCGTCGGCCAGGGGCTGCCCCGCCGGCCCCACGGCGCCGAGCACCCTGGGCCCTTCCTCCGACCCGAACAGGAGGCCGCCGATGAGCTCCATGCTGCTGTCCACGCGGGACCGGCGGGACATCACCTGCAGCAGCCGCCTCCGGGCCTCCGCCTTCTCGGGCGTGCCCTCCGCCGCcctgcggtacctctgccagaagTAGACCAGGTCGGCGTCGCGCTGGTTCACGGCTGGtccacggcggcgctgctgctgtccACGGCCGAATAAGCTGATGACGGTGGCGTTGTCGTCGTTGGCGGGGTCGGTGCCCATGAACGTGTTGAGGCTCTGCGCGGCGAGGCCCTGCACGTCGCCGTACTCCATGACGTGGGAGCCGAGGCTGTAGGTGCCGTGCGCCGACGTCCGGTCCTTCACGGTCTCGTATTGCTGCCTCAGCGACTCGGCGCGGCGGTCGTGCGCGTCGCTGTCCTCCATCCACGCGACGCTGTAGAGGTCGCCGAGGCAGGTGTCGAACTCGGGCGGCGGGCCCGGGTCGTCGCCAGGGCAGTAGGTGCCCCAGCTGCTCTCCTCCGCGTTCGCCGCCGTGGTGGCGTACACGGAGATGTCTGACGGCAGGAGGCCCTGGAAGATGCTCCCGGACTCGCACGCCTCCAGGTAGAACACCAGGCTCCGGTAGCCCCCCGCGGCGTGCTTCTTCTTGAGAGCGTCCACCAGGTCCTTGGCGTACAGGTAGTCGTCGGACGGCATGCCGAGCACCCCGGGCCCGCCGTGGTCGCTGTAGTAGACGAAGACGTGGTCGTCCGGCCCGCTGGCGACCAccttgccgctgccgccgccggtgACGGCGGACTTGTTGCCGAGCAGGACGGCGAGGAAGTTGTTCACGTTCACGTCCTTGCCCGTGTAGTCCTTGGGGACGCCCGCGTACACGTCGCCGCCGTCTGGGTGGTTGATGATGACGCCCGGCCTCGGGTTGTCGGGGCTGTCCGCGATGTCGTCGTACATGAAGACGATGATGTTCTCGTCCTTGAGCCCGCCCTTCTTCATGATCTGGTACGCGTGGCACACGTCCGCCTGTCcatggatgcagcaggatcagctcGAGTCGAGATGGCCAACACACGCAACACGTACGAATCGCCACATGCAGAGTTGACCACGCACACAGGGGTGATTGCAAGCAAGCATATGCATATGCATAATGATCATGTAATGGATGGAGGTTAATTAAACAAAAGAAATTATACTAGAGTAGTAGTGTGCATGTGGCATGATTGTTACTGTACTTATTATAGGAGTGATTATTAGTTACTAATTGAATTGATTGATTCTTGGACAATGCAACCCCGATGGATAGGAATTGGGAATAGAAAAAAGGGATGCCAAGATATGCCAACCAGATTCAGTTGGTAGCAGCGAATCGCCAAAATTGACTTCATTTGATCTGATTGAGTATGATAACCAGAATTCAGTAGTATTGTTTAGTACAAGTATATGATACTTTGAGTGTGCATAATAACAGAATCAATCCTTTAACTTGCACCAAATTCAAGCCCAGCTACTGATCGATTCTTCTTGTTTCTAAATATTGCAATTTGCAAAGCATGCCATGATGATCATCAAAATCAATCCAATCAAGATTGaattatttcaaataaaaaatatagaagaagaagaagagatggAATTATTTCAAGCAACGTAGGGATGAATCCAAATCAGTCCAATCAAGATTGGCCGTGGGCAATGCAGCAAGAATAAAAAGCACCAAACACGCCTGCAGGTCGTCATCCATTGATCCAGTAATTGATAATTTTACCTGATGGCGGTAGTTG harbors:
- the LOC136519037 gene encoding ELF3-like protein 2 translates to MRRGGAKDDAAPDKVMGPLFPRLHVNDTLKGGPRAPPRNKMALYEQFSVPSHRYSAAAAPPAPSAPAPSPAPPWRAQRPASAVPSTSASQVGGSDRPLLPSFCVPSTEPVRSSDQMNANSNGRAANGTRAESGRQSAHLKSKDTNAAGPAAECSSRQRENANKNSSGKKLANDDDFTVPSVLYSGVPPHSSQEKLTLFPTTSPCKSVPAKYSSNGKRHLEGMDVSDVKSKGPSGIKDTEPVQVRIDLEDEETTPSFQILKDKTGRPDPKVSSYMDRLNKYNVADKQYSEAESYQMRTRNEDAVKTQNPPKNGTVLLSKPYADREQNVDSDILKHGLRDTGERRKRSHHGVEQNDDLSDSSVESLPGMEISPDDVVGAIGPKRFWKARRAIVNQQRVFAVQVFELHRLIKVQKLIAASPHLLIEGDPCLGKSLAASKKKLAEDVGKQLQSAKNNGEVQPTQQKQQQLEHSKENTEANHPSPSQDDAAEVQHNNQAATNGAVSSNPPSMPTPSDNKQNSWCIPPPPSQWLVPVMSPSEGLVYKPYTGHCPPAGSFMAPPFFASCGPVSLPSTAGDFMNSAYGVAMPRQPQHMGVPGPPPMPPMYFPPFSMPVMNPGVSASAVEQVSHVAASQRNGHIEQHTRNSCNTSHLRSEAVSAGVWRVHASRDSELQGSSASSPFDRQQGEGRGPVPPFPASSVGNGQAQAQPSSGSRENPSRVIRVVPHTARTASESAARIFLSIQMARKQNDP
- the LOC136519038 gene encoding vacuolar-processing enzyme-like; amino-acid sequence: MASSRLLLFAMQLLVLVAAVAGTRWQDFLRLPSESASEDDDAAAVGARWAVLIAGSNGYYNYRHQADVCHAYQIMKKGGLKDENIIVFMYDDIADSPDNPRPGVIINHPDGGDVYAGVPKDYTGKDVNVNNFLAVLLGNKSAVTGGGSGKVVASGPDDHVFVYYSDHGGPGVLGMPSDDYLYAKDLVDALKKKHAAGGYRSLVFYLEACESGSIFQGLLPSDISVYATTAANAEESSWGTYCPGDDPGPPPEFDTCLGDLYSVAWMEDSDAHDRRAESLRQQYETVKDRTSAHGTYSLGSHVMEYGDVQGLAAQSLNTFMGTDPANDDNATVISLFGRGQQQRRRGPAVNQRDADLVYFWQRYRRAAEGTPEKAEARRRLLQVMSRRSRVDSSMELIGGLLFGSEEGPRVLGAVGPAGQPLADDWDCLKYMVRAYERHCGPLAQYGMKHMRAFANICNAGVGEDAMAKVASQACAAVARSD